In the Colletotrichum lupini chromosome 1, complete sequence genome, one interval contains:
- a CDS encoding phosphate transporter: ICCKADTGYFLSVRLAKRAHKRFIVRAFPIIRCLACPVFSSKHLFPSFIETTESARQVTAKRQSVTMALDQYTYVFAIGTFFAMLDAYNNGANDVANAWATSVSSRSITYRQAMIFGTIFEMLGAITVGARTADTIKNGIIPNNVFNGNPGVQMLAFTCALAAASSWVMWCTRHSAHVSSTYSLVSAVAGVGVAVAGADKVQWGWNGGKGLGAIFAGLGMAPAISGCFGAIIFSLIKFVVHVRKNPVPWAVWTSPFFFLIAGTICTLSIVYKGSPNLGLSKKPAWYIAAVTMGTGGGLCLLAALFFVPFVHAKVIKKDYTIKWYHFVYGPLLFKRPAPADAEKAKVPNYAVVQEDEHEQTLPSHESVKSSESGDEPLKETHEKETHVPQERSLAAAEIGQGPTYKQLQAEGEARLHAKMMKKRGPLGWAMRTLRDNPMGAGQIYEFHNMKIALKRIPAMITVGALYGLHYDIHAAQTGVAGTPEGERMKRVYASAKKYPNEVEHTYSFVQIITACTASFAHGANDIGNSVGPWAVIYSAWSTGDAAAAKAPVPVWQLAVLSATISLGLITYGYNIMKVMGNKITYHSPSRGSSMEMGAAITVLVFSQYSLPVSTSMCITGATVGVGLCNGTLKAVNFQRVGLLVFSWIMTIPVAGTLGGVLMGLFLNAPHF, from the exons ATCTGCTGCAAAGCAGACACCGGTTACTTTCTGTCAGTCAGACTCGCCAAGAGAGCACATAAAAGGTTTATCGTGCGCGCCTTTCCCATCATTCGATGCCTTGCTTGTCCCGTCTTCTCTAGCAAGCACCTCTTCCCCTCCTTTATCGAGACCACAGAATCTGCTCGCCAAGTCACAGCCAAGCGGCAGTCAGTCACAATGGCGCTCGATCAGTACACCTACGTCTTTGCCATTGGCACGTTCTTTGCTATGCTCGATGCATACAACAACGGTGCTA ACGATGTCGCAAACGCCTGGGCGACCAGTGTATCATCAAGATCAATTACCTACAGACAAGCCATGATCTTCGGTACCATCTTCGAGATGTTGGGCGCCATCACTGTTGGTGCGCGTACGGCCGACACTATCAAGAACGGTATCATCCCCAACAACGTCTTCAACGGCAACCCGGGTGTTCAGATGCTCGCCTTTACCTGCGCCCTGGCCGCCGCTTCTTCCTGGGTCATGTGGTGCACGCGACACTCTGCCCACGTCTCCTCGACATACTCTCTGGTCTCTGCCGTCGCCGGTGTCggtgttgctgttgctggcgCCGACAAGGTTCAGTGGGGCTGGAACGGCGGCAAGGGTCTTGGTGCCATTTTTGCTGGTCTGGGTATGGCGCCCGCTATCTCAGGCTGCTTCGGTGCCATCATCTTCAGTCTCATCAAGTTCGTGGTTCACGTTCGCAAGAACCCCGTGCCCTGGGCCGTTTGGACTTCGcctttcttcttcctcattGCCGGCACTATCTGCACGCTTTCCATTGTCTACAAGGGCTCTCCCAACCTTGGTCTGAGCAAGAAGCCTGCGTGGTACATTGCCGCTGTCACCATGGGAACTGGTGGTGGCCTTTGCCTTCTCGCCGCGCTCTTCTTCGTCCCCTTCGTCCACGCCAAGGTCATCAAGAAGGACTACACCATCAAGTGGTACCACTTCGTCTACGGCCCTCTTCTCTTCAAGCGTCCCGCTCCCGCCGATGCCGAGAAGGCCAAGGTTCCCAACTACGCCGTCGTTCAGGAAGATGAGCACGAACAGACTCTTCCCTCTCACGAGTCTGTGAAGTCTTCCGAGTCTGGCGATGAGCCTCTCAAGGAGACCCACGAGAAGGAGACCCACGTTCCCCAGGAGAGGTCCCTGGCTGCTGCTGAGATTGGCCAGGGCCCTACCTACAAGCAACTCCAGGCTGAGGGCGAGGCCAGGTTGCACGCAAAGATGATGAAGAAGCGTGGTCCTCTCGGCTGGGCCATGCGCACCCTTCGCGACAACCCAATGGGCGCTGGTCAGATCTACGAGTTTCACAACATGAAGATTGCCCTTAAGCGTATTCCCGCCATGATCACTGTTGGTGCTCTCTACGGTCTTCACTACGACATCCACGCTGCCCAGACTGGCGTCGCCGGTACCCCCGAGGGTGAGCGCATGAAGCGCGTGTACGCCAGCGCTAAGAAGTACCCCAATGAGGTCGAACACACCTACTCTTTCGTACAGATCATCACTGCTTGCACTGCTTCTTTCGCGCACGGCGCTAACGATATCGGCAACTCTGTCGGTCCCTGGGCTGTCATTTACTCTGCCTGGAGTACCGGTgacgctgccgccgccaagGCCCCTGTCCCTGTCTGGCAGCTTGCTGTTCTCTCCGCCACTATTTCTCTTGGTCTCATCACATATGGCTACAACATCATGAAGG TTATGGGCAACAAGATCACCTACCACTCCCCCAGTCGTGGTTCTTCCATGGAAATGGGCGCTGCCATTACTGTCCTTGTCTTTTCCCAGTACTCTCTACCCGTTTCTACCTCCATGTGCATTACTGGCGCCACGGTCGGTGTCGGTCTGTGCAATGGTACTCTGAAGGCCGTCAACTTCCAGCGTGTTGGTCTCTTGGTCTTCTCTTGGATCATGACAATCCCCGTCGCCGGCACTCTTGGCGGTGTCCTCATGGGCCTTTTTCTTAACGCTCCTCACTTCTAA
- a CDS encoding tannase and feruloyl esterase, with product MRKFNRLAPVYAPERKRAETWGPCSMPQLSYLIREKDELRLAAGIIGPSKGPAELGGELRRGMEAVKQLQLTSDEVTDPTFVMTELLHATTLQLLIDRLLDLGQYPCKIDVGLEVQFDRGIQPTAQGPIGGPIYDYPGITQLLSLAPGGPGSQAPLGALQPRLGASRTSIHPNPCAATTFSAPSLLGANFISLEASLVTNFSGPIPAEWRFSQPAVEIHNASFCNITVSYTHPGHSDVVNVETWLPTEDWNGRLQAVGGGGWRAGRMLLSYTTMAGAIADGYATVTTDSGLGDAMGPDSWALISPGNSNLYALQDLGSQTLYDEEPKAVIAKHLIENYYGREPSYSYWNGCSQGGRQGAALAQRYPSIYDGIIAAAPAINWAGVLINTIWPRVYMNVTEQYPHPCELQQLTALAVSACDGLDGVKDGLIADTTACKTIFDPHAYVGTEFNCPLTGKSANISYTAAAVADAMWTGPFTAEGESTYLYGLEMGTDLVFGAQTSCTEDGKCTGVPNAAVTVLLAYFIGKDPAITTTKISFKELERAYHSFRQQYDAYLGTDDPDLSSFRNAGGKMITFHGLYGLTQPKADPTIPPNNTLNYYKDVLNHQDDAQDFYRYFPVPGLGHCWGGPGGGQPIALFDQLRSWVENGTVPESSPVTITKPDNTHERQVICPYPKKAVYSKTTAGDPAAGGLQKSTLGSSFQTIKCPAVHSILQLRQLDLGYINSDERSHKKSRNGCKTCKRRRIKCDEAKPQYLVPTHDVIVETVSHGNSRRRGRPRKDWDTASKGLSPQEFFESPDSLRSRSIDTALVVTQSGEQQEQVASDLPWIWTVDDLELQHHFLTSDDLTYSNSRFWRERVPRLAFTHHYVLHLLLAISALHLSKEKENSTESSKYEQLADVHYTIGLRQVMAIMPTSNKDYAGALYISTTLVCAYAFAKKPSPEHLLIVSDGEEVAWFELLRGVRIVVTTMGWDAIYSGVLGPLSAADDEKSLPEPGPTRRLVQWGPALSSLTDLITCSGDPETPVYLEMIQRVSSCFETTFGTTARPRLDCNGKMEVIIGCIYGIDDDFVLCLKHKRPFALLILAHFVVLLKSLEWMWYIKGWASHILHGIALILGPQYRQYLRWPREEIERLGKDRDHLTNGESP from the exons ATGCGGAAGTTCAACAGACTTGCCCCGGTTTATGCCCCAGAGCGGAAACGCGCGGAAACATGGGGCCCATGCTCGATGCCTCAATTATCGTATTTGATACGAGAAAAAGACGAACTCCGATTGGCAGCGGGCATTATTGGCCCCTC CAAGGGACCAGCTGAACTCGGCGGGGAGCTTCGCCGAGGCATGGAAGCTGTGAAACAACTGCAGCTGACGAGCGACGAAGTGACGGATCCGACTTTTGTCATGACAGAATTGCTGCATGCAACAACGTTACAACTATTAATTGATCGTCTACTTGATCTCGGGCAGTACCCTTGCAAGATAgatgtcggattggaagtccaattcgaccgcggcatacagccgactgcgcaggggccaattgggggccctatttacgattatc CCGGAATCACCCAACTATTGTCCCTTGCTCCCGGAGGCCCCGGTTCCCAGGCTCCTCTCGGAGCTTTACAACCAAGGTTGGGGGCTTCCCGCACAAGCATCCATCCTAACCCATGCGCTGCCACAACATTCTCGGCGCCATCGTTGCTAGGAGCAAATTTTATTTCCTTGGAAGCGTCTCTGGTCACAAACTTCAGCGGGCCTATACCTGCAGAGTGGAGATTCTCTCAGCCAGCTGTCGAGATACATAATGCCTCCTTCTGCAATATCACCGTCTCTTACACTCACCCTGGCCATAGTGATGTTGTCAATGTCGAGACCTGGCTTCCAACCGAGGACTGGAACGGAAGGCTTCAAGCTGTGGGAGGTGGGGGGTGGCGCGCTGGGAGAATGCTTCTGAGTTATACGACTATGGCCGGCGCTATCGCAGATGGTTATGCTACTGTAACCACGGATTCTGGACTTGGGGACGCCATGGGGCCGGACTCGTGGGCTCTGATAAGTCCAGGTAACTCAAATCTGTACGCATTGCAGGATCTTGGGTCACAGACCTTGTATGACGAG GAACCTAAGGCAGTCATCGCCAAGCACCTCATTGAGAACTACTACGGCAGGGAGCCTTCATATTCGTACTGGAATGGTTGTTCCCAAGGAGGTCGTCAGGGTGCGGCACTTGCCCAGAGGTACCCATCGATCTACGACGGAATCATCGCAGCAGCCCCGGCGATCAACTGGGCCGGGGTCCTCATCAACACCATATGGCCCAGGGTCTATATGAACGTCACTGAGCAGTATCCTCACCCATGCGAGCTGCAACAGCTCACTGCACTTGCTGTATCTGCTTGCGATGGGCTTGATGGAGTTAAGGATGGCCTTATCGCCGACACAACTGCCTGCAAGACCATATTTGATCCTCACGCCTACGTCGGAACAGAGTTCAACTGCCCATTGACCGGGAAATCGGCCAATATCAGCTACACGGCAGCCGCTGTAGCGGATGCTATGTGGACGGGCCCTTTTACGGCTGAAGGAGAGTCAACATACCTGTATGGTCTGGAAATGGGCACCGATCTAGTGTTTGGTGCTCAAACTAGCTGTACAGAAGATGGGAAGTGTACTGGAGTTCCCAACGCCGCTGTCACAGTGTTGTTGGCCTACTTCATCGGCAAAGATCCCGCTATCACTACTACAAAGATATCTTTCAAGGAATTGGAGAGAGCATACCACTCTTTCAGACAACAGTATGATGCTTACCTAGGGACTGATGACCCAGACCTTTCATCTTTCCGTAATGCTGGAGGCAAGATGATCACTTTCCATGGCTTG TACGGACTAACACAGCCTAAGGCCGATCCGACTATTCCGCCCAACAATACATTgaactattataaggacGTCTTGAATCACCAAGATGATGCACAAGACTTCTATAGATATTTCCCAGTCCCGGGACTGGGGCACTGCTGGGGCGGCCCTGGCGGCGGCCAGCCCATCGCGTTATTTGATCAGTTGAGGTCTTGGGTCGAGAATGGGACAGTTCCTGAAAGCTCTCCAGTGACCATCACAAAGCCGGACAATACTCATGAGAGGCAGGTTATCTGCCCGTACCCAAAGAAGGCAGTATACAGCAAGACGACGGCTGGAGACCCGGCAG CGGGTGGTCTTCAAAAATCGACCTTGGGCTCCAGCTTTCAGACTATAAAGTGTCCTGCTGTACACTCCATATTACAATT ACGGCAGCTGGATCTAGGATATATCAACAGCGATGA GCGATCACATAAGAAGTCCCGTAACGGGTGTAAAACCTGCAAGCGAAGAAGAATCAAG TGTGATGAAGCCAAACCCCAAT ACCTCGTCCCAACTCATGATGTTATCGTCGAGACCGTTTCTCATGGAAATTCGCGGAGAAGAGGGAGACCGCGGAAAGATTGGGATACGGCATCCAAAGGGCTAAGCCCCCAAGAATTCTTCGAATCACCCGATAGCCTAAGATCCAGGTCAATCGACACAGCTCTCGTAGTCACGCAGAGCGGGGAGCAGCAGGAACAAGTAGCCTCGGATCTTCCTTGGATATGGACCGTAGATGATCTCGAGTTGCAGCACCACTTCTTAACGTCTGACGATCTTACATACTCAAATTCGCGATTCTGGCGGGAGAGAGTCCCCCGTCTTGCCTTCACGCACCATTACGTCCTGCATCTGCTTCTCGCAATCTCCGCACTACACTTATCCAAAGAGAAAGAGAACTCTACCGAGTCATCTAAATATGAGCAGCTCGCAGATGTTCACTACACCATAGGCCTACGCCAAGTGATGGCCATCATGCCAACATCTAATAAAGACTATGCTGGAGCACTTTACATATCTACCACGCTTGTCTGTGCGTATGCATTCGCAAAGAAGCCTAGCCCAGAACACCTCTTGATAGTCTCAGACGGAGAAGAAGTGGCATGGTTCGAATTACTTAGGGGTGTTCGAATTGTTGTTACAAcgatgggatgggatgccATCTACTCTGGAGTTCTGGGTCCCCTCTCGGCTGCCGATGACGAGAAGTCACTCCCAGAGCCAGGTCCCACGAGACGACTAGTCCAATGGGGGCCTGCCTTAAGCAGTCTTACAGACTTGATTACATGCTCTGGCGATCCAGAAACCCCCGTATACTTGGAAATGATTCAACGGGTTTCGTCTTGCTTTGAGACAACTTTTGGTACAACTGCAAGGCCAAGGCTTGATTGTAACGGCAAGATGGAGGTCATTATCGGTTGCATTTATGGTATCGATGATGATTTCGTGCTTTGTCTAAAACACAAGAGGCCCTTTGCACTTCTCATCCTGGCACACTTTGTTGTGTTGCTCAAGTCGCTCGAATGGATGTGGTACATAAAGGGGTGGGCAAGCCACATTCTTCATGGCATCGCACTCATTTTAGGGCCTCAGTATAGACAGTATTTGCGATGGCCAAGAGAAGAAATCGAGAGGCTTGGCAAAGATCGAGATCATCTCACTAATGGAGAATCGCCTTAA
- a CDS encoding dimethylaniline monooxygenase, which yields MSQTAIIERAAGSMMKPIRVAVIGAGASGLVTAKYLRQAKQYFGILNIEVRIFEREDGVGGVYKYKVYEEAEMVSSKYLTAFSDFRVPKDLPDFLPVEDYVR from the exons ATGAGCCAAACTGCCATCATAGAGAGAGCGGCGGGATCGATGATGAAGCCCATTCGAGTTGCTGTCATCGGCGCAGGTGCTTCTGGTTTGGTCACAGCTAAGTACCTTCGTCAGGCTAAACAGTACTTCGGCATACTTAATATCGAGGTCCGGATCTTTGAGAGGGAAGACGGAGTGGGTGGTGTTTACAAGTATAAGGTCTACGAAGAAGCCGAG ATGGTGTCGTCCAAGTATCTCACGGCGTTCTCGGACTTTCGTGTGCCAAAAGACCTACCTGACTTTCTGCCGGTAGAGGATTACGTTCGCTAA